Genomic DNA from Paucidesulfovibrio longus DSM 6739:
GCGTCCAGGTCCGCGTCGCCCTCGCCCGCGAGCAGGCGGCGCTGCTGATCGCAGACGATGATCTTGAGCCTGTCGATGCGCTCCGTGGAGGCGTTCTTCGCGGCCAGGGCCGCTATGGGCGGCTCGATCATCCTGCGGAACTGGAAGATGTCCGCGATGCGGCTGCGCTGCGCCTCGAAGCTCGCGGCAAAGGCCGAAGCCAGGGACTCGCCGTCCGGCTCGCGGACATAGGTGCCGTCGCCCCTGCGGCTTTCCAGCACGCCCTGCTCCGCCAGCGAACGGATCGCCTCGCGCAGGCTGTTGCGGGATACGCCAAAACGTTCGGCCAGGCTTCGCTCCGCCGGGAGCCTGTCGCCGGGGCGAAGCGCTCCGGAAAGAAGCATCTCCCGGATACGGGCCGTGATTTCCTCGTAGCGGCGCAGATCGCTCTGCGCGTTTCCCGGAACCTTCGCGGTCTGACCAATTTCATTTGCGCTCATATTGGTTGGACCAATACGCCTGTTCTCCAAAGTCCGTCAAGCGGAAACATGCTCCCCGACATCCGTCCCGGCGTCCCTGGCCCGGCGCAACGGCAAAAGGCC
This window encodes:
- a CDS encoding FadR/GntR family transcriptional regulator; this translates as MSANEIGQTAKVPGNAQSDLRRYEEITARIREMLLSGALRPGDRLPAERSLAERFGVSRNSLREAIRSLAEQGVLESRRGDGTYVREPDGESLASAFAASFEAQRSRIADIFQFRRMIEPPIAALAAKNASTERIDRLKIIVCDQQRRLLAGEGDADLDAAFHLELARASGNRVVTEALAALHEILSETRSSFLQTQERRRLAVEAHLRIIDALEARDDAAAAAAMERHLLAVETAALGENQPTTDKG